A single window of Bacteroidota bacterium DNA harbors:
- a CDS encoding T9SS type A sorting domain-containing protein: MRNIVMFLFILFTTCYPQGWIRQDNGITADINSVYFENALDGFIAGTSCKIYKTSDGGSSWISTVTGQSETINGLSSNSKGIWAAGNNALLLLSTDNGSSWVRQNLPSNNRLNSIAFSGNTGLIAADSGKIFRTTDGGESWDLINLPLAALRSVSINGTRAVVVGGEVSPSQTMFVAISTDSGLNWQVVYNTSSYTLTSVQMVSQSVVYAVGIRGTVLKSTDGGNTWSGLPTYTTQWLYGLHFLDANNGYICGGNVNSGLILKTTDGGTSFENDIPSGSKWLYSIYMLKETEGFCVGASGGKLYRKTTSESTWGQLDTKTPSTLNDVSFYNGYIGLSVGDTGVVVTTSNGGDSWNFASVPTYNDLNSVDRYDTAVVVVGDSGLVLRSFGNGAIWMKANSPVGPDLLAVDLVSSGVGYAGGRNGSLIKTLDGGLSWQTLVSPTTMPIRGISFVDESVGYIAGGDFVGGPEGTGFLYRTTDGGQSWQSMLSNIPIINAVNTVGNLKIFVVGLKGFAASSPNGGLSWNLMNLNTQHWLYAIDFLNESIGYVSGGNVNTGMVWMTIDGGVSWLEYSLASAQWLYGIDVIPTKVYTCGFKGKMLRATVGLVPVELTSFVADVSDQNEIVLSWITQTETNNLGFNIERDKGAGWEKIGFISGNGTSTSPHVYQFSDRGIRSADVTRLKYRLVQMDYDGQMKYSDVIEVNLPGTESFSLLQNYPNPFNPETSINFSIPVRSHVKMTLYDILGTKIAEIADREYGPGLHSLQFNATDLPSGIYFYEMKAGNFREVKRMNLLK, translated from the coding sequence ATGAGAAACATCGTTATGTTTCTTTTTATTCTTTTTACAACATGCTATCCACAAGGTTGGATAAGACAAGACAATGGAATTACCGCAGATATTAATTCCGTATACTTCGAGAATGCTTTAGATGGTTTTATAGCAGGTACTTCATGCAAAATTTATAAAACTTCAGACGGTGGTTCATCTTGGATCAGTACCGTCACAGGCCAAAGTGAAACTATAAATGGTCTCAGTTCAAATTCCAAGGGAATTTGGGCGGCAGGCAACAATGCACTCCTTTTGCTTTCTACAGATAACGGTTCCTCATGGGTTCGTCAGAACCTCCCCTCAAATAACAGACTCAATTCGATTGCTTTCTCCGGAAACACAGGATTAATTGCAGCCGACAGTGGCAAAATCTTCAGAACCACCGATGGCGGCGAGTCGTGGGATCTGATCAATCTCCCGTTAGCTGCTTTACGATCGGTTTCCATTAATGGTACCCGGGCGGTTGTAGTTGGAGGCGAGGTTTCACCGAGTCAAACAATGTTTGTTGCGATCTCGACTGATTCCGGGCTGAACTGGCAGGTTGTCTATAACACAAGCAGCTATACCCTGACAAGTGTTCAAATGGTCAGCCAAAGTGTCGTGTACGCGGTTGGAATCCGGGGAACAGTCCTCAAATCAACTGACGGCGGGAATACATGGAGTGGATTGCCTACCTATACCACTCAATGGTTATACGGTCTCCATTTCCTTGATGCGAATAATGGTTATATTTGCGGTGGGAATGTAAATTCCGGCCTCATTCTGAAAACCACTGATGGGGGTACTTCTTTTGAGAATGACATCCCTTCTGGAAGCAAGTGGCTCTATTCAATATATATGCTCAAAGAGACAGAAGGATTCTGTGTTGGTGCTTCAGGAGGAAAGTTGTACCGAAAGACGACCAGTGAATCGACATGGGGTCAACTTGACACCAAAACCCCTTCAACTCTAAATGATGTCTCATTTTATAACGGCTATATCGGACTCTCGGTTGGAGATACGGGTGTGGTGGTTACAACCTCAAATGGTGGTGACTCTTGGAATTTTGCATCGGTTCCAACTTATAACGACTTGAACTCCGTTGACAGATATGACACAGCTGTAGTGGTAGTTGGCGATTCCGGTCTCGTTCTTCGATCGTTCGGGAACGGGGCAATTTGGATGAAAGCAAACTCGCCGGTCGGACCTGATTTACTGGCAGTTGATCTGGTGTCTTCCGGTGTCGGTTATGCCGGCGGACGGAATGGCAGTTTGATAAAAACTCTGGATGGTGGTTTGAGCTGGCAGACTTTGGTTTCACCTACAACCATGCCAATCAGAGGCATCAGTTTTGTTGATGAGTCCGTCGGCTATATTGCCGGAGGTGATTTTGTAGGCGGACCCGAAGGAACAGGATTCCTCTATCGGACTACTGATGGCGGTCAGTCATGGCAATCAATGCTTAGTAACATACCAATAATTAACGCGGTTAACACCGTCGGAAACCTCAAAATCTTTGTAGTGGGTCTGAAAGGCTTCGCTGCTTCCTCACCTAATGGTGGGTTATCATGGAATCTTATGAATCTGAATACACAGCATTGGCTTTACGCCATTGACTTCCTTAATGAAAGCATCGGTTATGTTTCTGGCGGAAATGTGAATACGGGTATGGTTTGGATGACAATTGATGGCGGAGTCTCATGGCTGGAATATTCTTTAGCATCAGCCCAGTGGCTTTACGGTATAGATGTCATACCGACAAAAGTTTATACCTGTGGATTTAAAGGCAAAATGCTCAGAGCAACTGTTGGACTTGTACCTGTTGAACTTACCTCATTCGTCGCAGATGTTTCAGATCAAAATGAAATAGTCCTCTCATGGATCACCCAGACCGAAACAAATAATCTCGGATTCAATATTGAGAGAGACAAAGGAGCCGGTTGGGAGAAGATCGGATTCATCTCAGGTAACGGGACTTCAACCTCTCCGCATGTTTATCAATTTTCTGATCGCGGGATTCGATCTGCAGATGTGACACGTCTTAAGTACAGGCTGGTTCAGATGGATTATGATGGACAAATGAAATATAGTGATGTAATCGAAGTAAATCTACCAGGTACAGAATCCTTCTCTTTACTGCAGAACTACCCGAATCCTTTTAATCCGGAAACCAGTATTAACTTCAGCATTCCCGTAAGGTCTCATGTCAAAATGACGCTTTATGATATTCTTGGAACTAAAATCGCCGAGATTGCTGACCGTGAATATGGTCCCGGATTACACTCTCTTCAGTTTAATGCAACTGACCTCCCGAGTGGAATATATTTCTACGAGATGAAGGCAGGGAACTTTAGAGAAGTGAAAAGAATGAATCTTTTGAAGTAA
- a CDS encoding class I SAM-dependent methyltransferase, with product MKSLLIKLYFIRKIKGLFMRFRLDFIFNPLTGIVLFVSYLAKLSRWRAANKNLPFNDFYNGSVKYQERFKLHDFVFENQKLNRPIAYLEFGVADGISLEWWCKKNNHPNSVFYGFDTFTGLPEDFGVIKKADYDRSGAFPNINDERITYIAGLFQSTLPSFLKEFRFDDKQIVLHLDADLYSSTLYVMTMLALLLKPGDLIIFDEFGVPLHEFRAFIDFTEAYPIKFKPIGAVNNYLQVAFIIE from the coding sequence ATGAAATCACTTCTTATCAAATTATATTTCATCAGAAAAATCAAGGGTCTCTTCATGAGATTCCGCTTGGATTTCATTTTTAATCCTTTAACCGGAATTGTGTTGTTTGTTTCATATCTTGCGAAGCTTTCCAGATGGAGAGCAGCAAACAAAAACTTGCCATTTAATGATTTTTATAACGGTAGTGTGAAGTATCAGGAAAGATTTAAGCTTCATGACTTTGTCTTCGAGAATCAAAAACTGAACCGGCCAATCGCTTATCTGGAATTTGGTGTGGCAGACGGTATTTCTCTCGAATGGTGGTGCAAGAAGAACAACCACCCTAACTCCGTATTCTATGGTTTTGATACATTCACCGGTCTTCCTGAAGATTTCGGTGTTATCAAAAAAGCCGATTACGACCGATCGGGTGCATTCCCCAATATCAACGATGAAAGAATTACATACATTGCAGGTTTGTTTCAGTCAACCCTCCCTTCCTTTCTTAAAGAATTTCGTTTTGATGACAAGCAGATTGTATTGCATTTGGATGCTGATCTATACTCATCAACTCTTTATGTGATGACAATGCTTGCCCTCCTGCTTAAGCCTGGGGACTTAATTATTTTCGACGAGTTCGGCGTTCCTCTCCATGAGTTTAGAGCTTTTATCGATTTTACGGAAGCATATCCAATAAAATTCAAACCAATTGGTGCCGTGAATAACTATTTGCAGGTTGCGTTCATTATCGAATAA
- a CDS encoding toxin-antitoxin system YwqK family antitoxin, which translates to MQKILLLISLLPFLIAAQPQKEVKKTLYPNGKIQTEGEYLNGKLDGYFHEFYPTGVLWKEWVFKDGVEKGKSNWYFENGVLNRTWNYVNGKREGEGLWYYETGELWARENYQNDKVEGLVLTYYKSGKLQGEWYYKDGKLEGVSTVYYESGKKEVVRPFVNGLQEGKTIVYFEGGQMSAMADYKFGKKHGYAYYYDIVGKLRVRELYEADLLVSRIRYDKDGKFSEEERVERNFYPNGVMQDEVPLKNGFREGKFRSYYLSGFLKEENTYSRGELTGWIYKYHENGVLQEEAELFNGKITGSVKNFYKSGALLSDAVYANGEKNGNMLVYDEDGSLRYRATYLYDKLNGEYKGFHKNGLTRVIENYFDGVLSGRQLSYLEDGVLWREAFYKDGKLEGSLKEFYPEGMVKKEEFYEGGILKTAREYDTKGNLTYIFGY; encoded by the coding sequence ATGCAAAAAATACTTTTATTGATATCTCTTCTCCCTTTTCTCATTGCGGCACAGCCCCAAAAGGAGGTAAAGAAGACACTCTACCCAAACGGCAAAATACAGACAGAAGGCGAGTACCTGAACGGAAAACTTGACGGTTATTTCCATGAGTTTTATCCAACCGGAGTTCTTTGGAAAGAGTGGGTATTCAAGGACGGAGTCGAGAAAGGGAAGTCGAACTGGTACTTCGAAAACGGCGTTCTGAACCGCACCTGGAATTATGTAAATGGAAAAAGAGAAGGTGAGGGACTTTGGTACTACGAAACAGGTGAACTGTGGGCGAGGGAAAACTATCAGAACGATAAAGTGGAGGGTCTCGTCCTCACTTACTACAAGTCCGGCAAACTTCAGGGCGAGTGGTATTACAAGGACGGTAAACTCGAAGGGGTCTCGACGGTATATTATGAAAGCGGTAAAAAAGAAGTGGTGCGACCTTTCGTAAACGGACTGCAGGAAGGGAAGACCATTGTCTATTTTGAAGGTGGACAAATGTCTGCCATGGCAGATTACAAGTTTGGGAAAAAACACGGATATGCATACTATTATGATATTGTGGGGAAACTAAGAGTTCGCGAACTTTATGAAGCCGACCTCCTCGTATCAAGAATCCGTTATGACAAGGACGGCAAGTTTTCCGAAGAAGAGCGGGTTGAAAGGAATTTCTACCCAAACGGAGTGATGCAGGACGAAGTTCCGCTTAAAAACGGTTTTCGGGAAGGGAAATTCCGGTCATACTATCTGAGCGGGTTCCTGAAAGAAGAAAACACCTATTCGCGCGGGGAACTAACGGGGTGGATATATAAGTATCACGAAAATGGAGTGCTGCAGGAGGAGGCGGAGCTTTTCAATGGAAAAATTACAGGTTCAGTCAAGAATTTTTATAAGTCGGGTGCACTTCTCTCTGATGCTGTTTACGCCAACGGTGAAAAAAACGGAAATATGCTCGTTTATGATGAGGACGGTTCACTTAGATACAGGGCTACCTATCTTTATGATAAATTGAACGGCGAATACAAGGGATTCCACAAAAACGGACTTACCCGTGTCATAGAAAATTACTTTGACGGGGTTCTCAGCGGCAGACAGCTTTCATATCTTGAGGACGGGGTTCTTTGGCGGGAGGCATTTTACAAGGATGGAAAGCTTGAGGGGTCCCTGAAGGAGTTTTATCCCGAAGGGATGGTAAAAAAAGAGGAGTTTTATGAAGGCGGAATACTCAAGACAGCCCGCGAATACGATACCAAAGGCAATTTGACATACATATTTGGATATTAA
- a CDS encoding toxin-antitoxin system YwqK family antitoxin: MSRYFIFLLLISLPVFAQNGEKVSRYSDGIPKETANYFNGKLDGVVRKYYPTGILASVMTWKNGSIEGPAFNYDSSGILKESFIYSNNKLNGNFSTFYADGRIREEGSYTDGVFSGSYLSFHLNGRIKSVSNFVYGKLDGISSEYYDTGVLKGELLYANGVQEGITKWYYETGELQGEYPYSGSKIHGMVKEYYPSGKKKAEKNYVGSKAEGVHVTWFENGNKLSEITFKNSLKEGPAKTWYESGKLWTEQSWVNNRLHGDSKIFRENGTLWSVDSYEKGVLKSTKEYDEAGKLISEKSY, encoded by the coding sequence ATGAGCAGATATTTCATCTTTTTATTATTAATTTCACTTCCGGTTTTCGCACAAAACGGAGAGAAGGTTTCGAGATATTCCGACGGTATTCCGAAAGAAACAGCCAATTATTTCAATGGAAAACTGGACGGAGTTGTAAGAAAATACTACCCGACAGGTATTCTTGCATCTGTGATGACCTGGAAAAACGGCTCCATCGAAGGACCGGCTTTCAACTATGATTCTTCAGGCATACTCAAGGAATCTTTTATCTATTCAAATAACAAGTTAAACGGTAATTTCTCAACATTTTATGCAGATGGCAGAATCCGGGAAGAGGGCTCCTACACAGACGGTGTTTTTTCAGGAAGTTATCTTTCATTTCATTTGAACGGGAGAATAAAATCCGTGTCAAATTTTGTTTACGGTAAACTCGATGGCATTTCCTCCGAGTATTATGATACGGGAGTACTGAAGGGTGAGTTGCTGTATGCAAATGGTGTGCAGGAAGGGATTACAAAATGGTATTACGAGACAGGAGAACTGCAGGGTGAATACCCCTACAGTGGAAGCAAAATACACGGCATGGTGAAGGAGTACTATCCATCCGGCAAAAAGAAAGCTGAAAAAAACTATGTCGGAAGCAAAGCCGAGGGAGTTCATGTCACCTGGTTTGAGAACGGAAATAAACTGAGTGAGATAACATTCAAAAACAGCCTGAAGGAAGGTCCTGCAAAGACATGGTATGAGTCGGGAAAGCTTTGGACAGAACAGTCGTGGGTAAACAACCGTCTGCATGGAGATTCAAAAATATTCCGTGAAAACGGCACCCTTTGGTCGGTTGATTCGTATGAAAAAGGGGTTTTGAAGAGTACAAAAGAGTATGACGAAGCCGGAAAACTTATTTCCGAAAAGTCTTATTAG
- a CDS encoding carbon-nitrogen hydrolase, producing MNSSKFNVGLLQLKIGEDLENNVKNAVDAVREAATKGANVICLPEIYRSQYFCQKEDIDLYDLAETIPGVSTETFTKLAKETGTYIVVPIFEKRSAGVYHNSLVFIDDDGEVQGIYRKMHIPDDPAYYEKFYFTPGDLGFKAFKTKYGKVGTLICWDQWFPEGARLTSMLGASILFYPTAIGWHPYEIEEHGKQQRDAWMTVQRGHAIANGIYVAAVNRVGFEHPVPEQPGIQFWGSSFLADPQGVIIAEAPVDKEAILVAEIDLERIEYIRRNWPFFRDRRTDAYGDITRRFLEN from the coding sequence TTGAACTCAAGCAAGTTTAATGTCGGTCTTTTACAGTTAAAAATTGGTGAAGACCTTGAAAATAATGTTAAAAATGCAGTTGATGCTGTAAGAGAAGCTGCAACCAAAGGGGCGAATGTGATCTGTCTGCCGGAAATTTACAGATCGCAATACTTCTGTCAAAAGGAAGATATTGACCTCTATGATCTGGCGGAGACAATTCCCGGTGTTTCAACTGAAACATTTACGAAACTTGCCAAAGAGACGGGCACTTATATTGTTGTCCCGATATTTGAAAAAAGGTCTGCAGGGGTTTATCACAACAGTCTGGTGTTTATCGACGATGATGGTGAGGTGCAGGGGATTTATCGCAAGATGCATATTCCCGATGATCCTGCTTATTACGAAAAGTTCTATTTTACCCCCGGGGATCTTGGATTTAAAGCCTTCAAAACAAAATACGGCAAGGTTGGCACTCTGATATGCTGGGATCAGTGGTTCCCTGAAGGAGCAAGGCTCACTTCAATGCTTGGGGCTTCAATTCTTTTTTATCCTACTGCAATCGGCTGGCACCCTTATGAAATTGAAGAGCACGGAAAACAGCAGAGGGATGCCTGGATGACGGTGCAGAGGGGACACGCAATCGCAAATGGAATTTATGTGGCAGCGGTTAACCGTGTTGGATTTGAACATCCCGTTCCCGAACAACCCGGGATCCAATTCTGGGGATCATCTTTCCTTGCCGATCCACAGGGAGTCATTATTGCCGAAGCTCCCGTGGACAAGGAAGCGATTTTGGTGGCTGAGATTGATCTCGAAAGGATCGAATACATAAGAAGAAACTGGCCATTCTTCCGTGACAGGAGAACAGATGCCTATGGCGATATTACCAGAAGATTTCTTGAAAATTGA
- a CDS encoding agmatine deiminase family protein, with translation MTKKRPEYLMPAEFEKHSATILGWPFNREDWPGKFEPIPWVYTEIVKKLMPHETVVLLYTSDTQLASIKAKLKMAEVDDEAIVFIKTQMDRNWTRDSMGTFVKKEGSVYAFDFVFNAWAKYDNYKKDARSSKKVLDLLAIPWEVPSYNDTPIVLEGGAIDTNGKGTLLTTEECLLDPVVQTRNPGFTKYDYEFAFRKYLGITNVIWLGNGIAGDDTHGHVDDLCRFVTPTTVVLCEEKNRRDDNYRLLKENRERLQSAVLENGSKLEVVSLPMPEPVIFDGLRLPASYANFYIANGIVLVPTFNDPNDRIALGILAELFPSRKVVGISAVDLVWGLGTLHCLTHEIPFGKNLDL, from the coding sequence ATGACAAAGAAGAGACCTGAATACCTGATGCCGGCGGAATTCGAAAAACACTCCGCAACCATTCTCGGCTGGCCCTTCAACAGGGAAGACTGGCCCGGGAAGTTTGAGCCAATTCCGTGGGTTTATACCGAAATAGTAAAAAAGTTGATGCCTCATGAGACTGTGGTTTTGCTTTACACTTCCGATACACAACTTGCATCCATCAAGGCAAAACTTAAGATGGCTGAAGTTGATGACGAGGCAATTGTGTTCATCAAAACCCAAATGGACAGAAACTGGACCCGCGATTCCATGGGAACATTTGTAAAAAAAGAGGGGAGTGTTTATGCATTCGATTTTGTTTTTAATGCCTGGGCTAAATACGACAACTACAAAAAGGATGCCCGTTCGTCGAAAAAAGTACTGGATTTGCTGGCGATTCCCTGGGAGGTACCCTCCTATAATGATACGCCGATAGTGCTTGAGGGGGGTGCCATAGACACCAACGGGAAAGGGACACTTCTCACAACTGAAGAATGTCTGCTCGATCCCGTAGTCCAGACACGCAACCCGGGTTTTACCAAATATGATTACGAATTTGCCTTCAGAAAATATCTTGGTATCACAAATGTTATCTGGCTCGGAAACGGAATTGCCGGGGATGACACCCACGGTCATGTGGATGACCTCTGCAGATTTGTCACTCCAACCACCGTGGTTCTGTGTGAAGAGAAAAACCGGAGAGATGACAATTACAGGCTTCTGAAAGAGAACAGGGAGAGACTGCAGTCGGCAGTCCTTGAAAACGGTTCGAAGCTCGAAGTCGTTTCTCTCCCGATGCCGGAACCTGTAATTTTCGACGGACTGAGGCTTCCCGCAAGTTACGCAAATTTTTACATTGCAAACGGTATTGTACTCGTCCCGACTTTTAACGATCCAAACGACAGGATTGCCCTCGGAATTCTGGCAGAGCTTTTCCCCAGCCGCAAAGTTGTCGGAATCAGTGCTGTCGATCTTGTCTGGGGTCTCGGCACCCTCCACTGCCTCACTCACGAAATTCCCTTCGGAAAGAACCTGGATTTGTAG
- a CDS encoding TetR/AcrR family transcriptional regulator, producing MRVKEGNKEKDILEAAIKVFAKEGYHGAKMAKIAEVANVSIGTLYLYYVNKEDLLFKVFENLWKKLYQEVDVLAHREDLTVNDKLDYLIDLFFDNFSNNPDLAMVFVHEQHHVMRNAETEVMYYHDFMSKAELIIQDGIKNKSINPNLNVKVLRFYILGGIRLLLEIWAREPRIVPLSAIRINVKTFIKKGIQN from the coding sequence ATGAGAGTAAAAGAAGGAAACAAGGAGAAAGACATCCTTGAAGCCGCTATTAAGGTCTTTGCAAAAGAGGGATATCATGGTGCGAAGATGGCGAAGATTGCTGAAGTTGCCAATGTATCGATTGGTACACTTTACCTCTATTATGTAAACAAAGAAGACCTTCTCTTTAAGGTTTTTGAGAACCTTTGGAAAAAACTGTATCAGGAAGTTGATGTACTCGCTCACAGAGAGGACCTTACTGTTAACGACAAACTGGATTATTTGATAGACCTCTTTTTCGACAATTTTTCGAATAATCCTGACCTCGCTATGGTATTCGTCCATGAACAGCACCATGTAATGAGAAACGCTGAAACGGAAGTGATGTATTACCATGATTTCATGTCAAAGGCAGAGCTCATAATTCAGGACGGGATCAAGAACAAAAGCATCAATCCCAATCTGAATGTGAAGGTGCTCAGATTCTATATTCTTGGCGGAATCAGACTGTTGCTCGAGATTTGGGCGAGAGAACCCAGAATCGTCCCGCTTAGCGCAATCAGAATAAATGTGAAAACCTTCATCAAAAAAGGTATTCAAAACTAA
- a CDS encoding TolC family protein has protein sequence MYIKRSMQTFLLSLILIFRASSQEVAQKIDLPGALSTAVKNHPLIKQMETALLQRENGKTEAFGNYLPKINLGYSFTHINDPIAIDLNPIREAMITLQSKNQAEFANIYTILGGQAPLTDAQKLALTQKYAGQLNSLLPEFKSTLKKQDYWTATITGVQPLFTGGKIIAANNAAELEYQVAELELKRVRNEITSEVTANWLNVVFLSDLVKVRRDILAGMQKHEVRAKKMLAEGLIANYNYLRAKVAVSDAERNLFDDTKKLELAILALKNSMAIDENSEIIVADSLVFKGFQGEAEYFHLLAGQNNTILKLIDLKKKLSEEKIALERSKFMPVIAAFGKYELYPEYLSAIEPRWAVGVSLNLNLFNGMQDYTNLQNSKLLNKEIGYIEKDAQSKIRLLVSKHYTSVINSVERYEKGIPAIDLAKENLRLNEKRFETGLGTSIEVVDAEMMLEKSEIDLKTSLFEFYKNCNLLLSAAGKPEDFLKIWTNPGEVIK, from the coding sequence ATGTATATAAAAAGATCAATGCAGACATTCCTGCTTTCCCTGATTTTGATTTTTAGAGCCAGTTCGCAGGAAGTAGCACAAAAAATCGATCTGCCCGGTGCACTTTCAACTGCAGTGAAAAATCATCCGTTGATTAAGCAGATGGAAACCGCACTTCTGCAAAGAGAAAACGGTAAAACAGAGGCTTTTGGAAATTATCTCCCCAAAATAAATCTGGGATATTCATTCACACACATTAATGACCCGATTGCCATTGACCTGAATCCCATCAGGGAAGCGATGATTACACTCCAGTCGAAAAATCAGGCTGAGTTTGCCAATATTTACACGATTCTCGGGGGTCAGGCACCTTTGACTGATGCACAAAAACTGGCATTAACTCAAAAATATGCGGGTCAGTTGAATTCGTTGCTTCCGGAATTTAAGAGCACTCTCAAAAAACAGGACTACTGGACGGCAACAATCACCGGAGTACAGCCCCTTTTTACAGGAGGAAAGATAATAGCAGCCAACAACGCCGCGGAACTCGAATATCAGGTTGCGGAATTGGAACTGAAGAGAGTAAGAAACGAGATTACTTCCGAGGTAACGGCAAACTGGCTGAATGTGGTTTTTCTCTCTGATCTGGTAAAGGTGAGGCGTGACATCCTCGCAGGAATGCAAAAACATGAAGTGCGGGCAAAGAAAATGCTCGCTGAGGGGTTAATTGCCAACTATAATTATTTGCGGGCGAAAGTTGCGGTATCTGACGCAGAGAGAAATCTCTTTGATGATACAAAAAAGCTTGAACTTGCAATTCTTGCCCTGAAAAATTCAATGGCAATCGACGAAAACAGTGAAATAATTGTTGCTGACAGTCTCGTTTTTAAGGGTTTTCAGGGAGAGGCTGAATATTTTCATCTTCTTGCCGGACAAAACAATACAATCCTGAAACTGATTGACTTGAAGAAAAAGCTTTCTGAAGAGAAGATTGCTTTGGAGAGGTCGAAGTTTATGCCGGTTATTGCAGCATTCGGAAAGTATGAACTTTACCCCGAGTATCTGTCAGCGATAGAACCAAGGTGGGCAGTGGGAGTGTCGCTGAATCTCAATCTTTTCAACGGAATGCAGGACTACACAAACCTTCAAAACAGTAAACTGTTGAACAAGGAGATTGGATACATCGAAAAGGATGCTCAATCCAAGATCAGACTGCTCGTGAGCAAACACTATACTTCGGTGATCAATTCTGTGGAAAGATATGAAAAAGGAATCCCGGCAATTGATCTCGCAAAGGAGAATCTCCGCCTCAACGAGAAGAGATTTGAAACGGGACTTGGGACTTCGATCGAAGTAGTGGATGCTGAGATGATGCTCGAGAAAAGCGAGATTGACCTTAAAACTTCATTATTTGAATTTTACAAAAACTGTAACTTACTCCTCTCGGCTGCCGGAAAGCCGGAAGATTTTTTGAAAATTTGGACAAACCCGGGTGAGGTGATTAAATGA
- a CDS encoding efflux RND transporter periplasmic adaptor subunit produces the protein MKKIKYFLVLLIPALLIISGAIFLNKSYESAKKTVISGMVEARDIDVASKIAGRISEIYFEEGAIVKEGDLLATIKSKELDAKAGQAENLKNAARAKYKMALNGARPEEKEAVEKLYNQARLQFDLATKTWTRMQNLYGEQLISAQERDVYEFQYKAAEEQMLAAKAKYDLVLAGARPEEQEMAKSSFMQAESGVSEVLAYKEELNIKAPVSGELKKKIVDVGEIASAGYPVFTILDLSDVWVTLQLKETMLEGVKKGGVMKGKIPALGNKEYEFEVFYISAMGEFANWRPTNQKADFEIRTFEVRVRPKDKSIKLRPGMSVNFEM, from the coding sequence ATGAAAAAGATAAAGTATTTCCTGGTTCTTCTTATTCCTGCTCTATTGATAATTTCAGGAGCGATATTTCTGAACAAATCGTATGAATCAGCAAAGAAGACCGTAATTTCAGGAATGGTGGAAGCCAGGGACATCGATGTGGCTTCAAAAATCGCAGGCAGAATAAGTGAAATTTACTTTGAGGAGGGAGCCATCGTTAAAGAGGGGGATCTTCTGGCAACTATTAAAAGCAAGGAACTCGATGCAAAAGCAGGTCAGGCGGAAAATCTTAAAAATGCCGCCAGAGCAAAATATAAAATGGCTTTGAATGGTGCGAGACCCGAGGAGAAGGAAGCAGTCGAAAAACTGTATAACCAGGCACGACTTCAGTTTGATCTTGCCACGAAGACATGGACCAGGATGCAAAACCTCTACGGTGAACAGTTGATTTCCGCACAGGAGAGGGATGTTTATGAGTTCCAGTACAAAGCTGCTGAAGAGCAAATGCTCGCAGCCAAAGCGAAATATGACCTCGTCCTTGCCGGTGCACGACCCGAGGAGCAGGAGATGGCAAAAAGCAGTTTTATGCAGGCGGAAAGTGGAGTAAGTGAAGTGCTCGCCTACAAGGAAGAGCTGAATATTAAAGCTCCCGTTTCAGGAGAACTGAAAAAGAAAATTGTGGATGTTGGCGAAATTGCTTCGGCAGGATATCCGGTATTCACTATTCTCGATTTGAGTGATGTGTGGGTTACACTTCAACTTAAGGAAACAATGCTTGAGGGAGTGAAAAAAGGGGGAGTGATGAAAGGGAAAATTCCTGCTCTGGGTAATAAGGAGTATGAATTCGAGGTTTTCTATATTTCTGCGATGGGAGAATTTGCCAACTGGAGACCAACAAATCAAAAAGCGGATTTTGAGATAAGAACTTTTGAAGTAAGAGTAAGACCGAAGGATAAATCGATAAAACTTAGACCCGGAATGAGCGTTAACTTCGAAATGTAA